Proteins from one Chroicocephalus ridibundus chromosome 16, bChrRid1.1, whole genome shotgun sequence genomic window:
- the TMEM88B gene encoding transmembrane protein 88B, which yields MSGQDTEDFGADNLSEKSRMIPSLPPYDMNDQLLPREPRSAWCCLAWTLVVVTMNSLVFFVNLLLMFVIFTVVLLPTIVVVYFGFQCHSRVLHSAARYCRSILDDNSSSALIILGFVIMSPLIVVAMAIYCSLARRLHLFMCFQPYSRAVYKGVKWRWYEEGGLCSCVKGWNTQVKAWV from the exons atgtctgGCCAGGACACTGAGGACTTTGGAGCAGACAACCTCTCAGAGAAGTCTCGGATGATTCCTAGCCTCCCGCCATATGACATGAATGACCAGCTCCTTCCCAGGGAACCGCGGAGTGCCTGGTGCTGCTTGGCATGGACCCTGGTGGTAGTCACCATGAACTCCTTGGTCTTTTTCGTTAATTTGCTCCTGATGTTTGTTATCTTCACCGTTGTCCTGCTTCCTACCATTGTGGTGGTTTACTTTGGCTTCCAATGCCACTCTCGG GTGCTGCACTCAGCTGCCCGCTACTGCAGAAGCATCTTGGATGACAACAGTTCTTCTGCCCTCATTATCCTTGGCTTCGTCATCATGTCCCCTCTCATTGTGGTGGCCATGGCTATCTACTGCAGCCTGGCAAGGCGTCTCCACCTCTTCATGTGCTTCCAGCCGTACAGCAGGGCTGTGTACAAGGGCGTGAAGTGGCGCTGGTACGAGGAGGGAGGCCTGTGCAGCTGTGTCAAGGGGTGGAACACTCAAGTCAAGGCCTGGGTGTGA
- the CCNL2 gene encoding cyclin-L2 isoform X1, with protein sequence MAAGSGSAAAVVAVGGSGPAGPQAGGATAVGCSPAGSGAPVPGPGAVLIGDRLYSGVLITLENCLLPEHTLRFTPSMSSGLDPDTETELRVTGCELIQAAGILLRLPQVAMATGQVLFQRFFYTKSFVKHSMEHVSMACVHLASKIEEAPRRIRDVINVFHRLRHLREKKKPVPLILDQEYVNLKNQIIKAERRVLKELGFCVHVKHPHKIIVMYLQVLECERNQHLVQTSWNYMNDSLRTDVFVRFQPESIACACIYLAARTLEIPLPNRPHWFLLFGATEEEIQEICLKILQLYTRKKVDLSDLESKVEKKKLAIEEAKAQAKGLVPEGAPSLDNTSGFSPVPKNESPKEVKGNKPSPLPVQAMKNAKRKTEGAKRMSSNSPVNGVQKGRESRSRSGSRDQSYSRSPSRSASPKHRKSESYSTSSGSKSHSRSRSRSDSPPRQFNHSSSYKGSKVRSYKKSKDYKYSTHKPRKSRSRSSSRSRSRSRERSDHSGKYKKKSHYYRNHRHERSRSYERASHRYDRDHPGHSRHRR encoded by the exons ATGGCGGCGGGGTCGGGCAGCGCGGCGGCTGTGGTggcggtgggaggcagcggcCCGGCTGGGCCTCAAGCTGGCGGCGCTACGGCGGTGGGATGCTCCCCAGCGGGGAGCGGTGCGCCGGTACCGGGGCCCGGGGCGGTGCTGATCGGGGACCGGCTGTACTCGGGGGTGCTGATCACCCTGGAGAACTGCCTGCTGCCTGAGCACACCCTGCGCTTCACCCCCTCCATGAGCAGCGGCCTCGACCCCGACACCGAGACCGAGCTGCGGGTCACCGGCTGCGAGCTCATCCAGGCGGCCGGCATCTTGCTTCGTCTGCCGCAG GTGGCTATGGCTACAGGACAGGTGCTATTTCAACGGTTTTTTTATACCAAGTCTTTTGTGAAGCATTCCATGgag CATGTGTCAATGGCCTGTGTTCATCTGGCATCCAAAATTGAAGAAGCACCAAGGCGCATAAGGGATGTAATTAACGTGTTCCATCGCCTTAGACATCTACGGGAAAAAAA AAAACCTGTGCCTCTTATACTGGATCAAGAATATGTGAACTTGAAGAACCAAATTATTAAGGCAGAAAGAAGAGTGTTAAAGGAGTTGGGATTTTGTGTTCACGTAAAGCACCCTCATAAG ATAATCGTTATGTACCTTCAGGTATTAGAATGTGAACGTAACCAACACCTGGTCCAGACTTCATG GAATTACATGAATGATAGCCTGAGAACAGATGTCTTTGTCAGATTCCAGCCGGAAAGCATTGCCTGTGCATGTATCTACCTTGCAGCCAGGACACTGGAG aTTCCACTTCCTAATCGTCCACACTGGTTTTTACTCTTCGGAGCAACGGAGGAAGAGATTCAAGAAATCTGCTTAAAAATTTTGCAGCTCTATACTCGGAAaaag GTTGATTTATCTGATCTGGAAAGtaaagtggaaaagaagaaattagctATCGAAGAGGCAAAAGCACAAGCTAAAGGTTTAGTACCTGAGGGAGCCCCAAGTTTGGATAACACATCGGGATTTTCCCCAGTACCGAAAAATG AGTCTCCAAAAGAGGTTAAAGGAAATAAACCTTCACCGCTACCTGTTCAGGCAATGAAGAACGCTAAAAGGAAAACGGAAGGAGCAAAAAGAATGAGTTCAAATAGCCCAGTAAATGG TgttcagaaaggaagagaaagcagaagtcGAAGTGGAAGTAGAGATCAAAGTTACTCAAGATCTCCATCTAGATCCGCATCCCCTAAGCACCG GAAAAGTGAAAGTTACTCTACATCGAGCGGTTCCAAATCCCACAGCCGTTCTAGGAGCCGCAGTGACTCTCCTCCGAGACAGTTCAACCACAGTTCTAGCTATAAAGGTTCCAAGGTGAGAAGTTACAAGAAATCAAAAGACTACAAATACTCAACACACAAACCACGGAAGTCTCGCAGCAGGAGCTCGTCGCGTTCCAGGAGCCGATCCCGGGAGCGCTCGGACCATTCGGGGAAGTACAAGAAGAAGAGTCACTACTACAGAAATCACAGGCACGAGCGGTCGCGCTCCTATGAGCGAGCAAGTCATCGCTATGACCGAGACCATCCTGGCCACAGCAGGCATAGGCGATGA
- the MRPL20 gene encoding large ribosomal subunit protein bL20m — MVLLSAQRWIRSRLTDRFWRVQEVLKYARHFRGRKNRCYKLAVRSVRRAFVKSTKARREKKRILRALWITRIEAASLEHGLKYPAFISNLLKSQVELNRKVIADLAIYEPKTFKSLAALAQRRRQEGFLAALGDGKEPEGIFSRIVHHY, encoded by the exons atggTGCTGCTGAGCGCGCAGCGATGGATCCGCAGCCGCCTCACGGACCGCTTCTGGAGGGTGCAGGAGGTGCTCAAGTACGCGCGG cattttcGTGGAAGGAAGAACCGCTGCTATAAGCTGGCTGTACGAAGTGTTCGGAGAGCTTTTGTGAAGTCTACAAAGgccagaagagagaagaagagaatCCTCAGAGCG CTCTGGATCACGAGGATTGAAGCAGCTTCTCTTGAACATGGTTTGAAATACCCGGCTTTCATAAGCAATCTGCTTAAG TCCCAGGTGGAGCTGAATAGGAAAGTGATTGCCGATTTGGCTATTTACGAGCCGAAAACATTCAAGTCCCTAGCTGCCTTAGCCCAGAGGAGGAGACAAGAAGGCTTCCTTGCTGCCCTGGGAGATGGAAAAGAACCGGAGGGGATATTTTCACGTATCGTACACCACTATTGA
- the CCNL2 gene encoding cyclin-L2 isoform X2, which translates to MNDSLRTDVFVRFQPESIACACIYLAARTLEIPLPNRPHWFLLFGATEEEIQEICLKILQLYTRKKVDLSDLESKVEKKKLAIEEAKAQAKGLVPEGAPSLDNTSGFSPVPKNESPKEVKGNKPSPLPVQAMKNAKRKTEGAKRMSSNSPVNGVQKGRESRSRSGSRDQSYSRSPSRSASPKHRKSESYSTSSGSKSHSRSRSRSDSPPRQFNHSSSYKGSKVRSYKKSKDYKYSTHKPRKSRSRSSSRSRSRSRERSDHSGKYKKKSHYYRNHRHERSRSYERASHRYDRDHPGHSRHRR; encoded by the exons ATGAATGATAGCCTGAGAACAGATGTCTTTGTCAGATTCCAGCCGGAAAGCATTGCCTGTGCATGTATCTACCTTGCAGCCAGGACACTGGAG aTTCCACTTCCTAATCGTCCACACTGGTTTTTACTCTTCGGAGCAACGGAGGAAGAGATTCAAGAAATCTGCTTAAAAATTTTGCAGCTCTATACTCGGAAaaag GTTGATTTATCTGATCTGGAAAGtaaagtggaaaagaagaaattagctATCGAAGAGGCAAAAGCACAAGCTAAAGGTTTAGTACCTGAGGGAGCCCCAAGTTTGGATAACACATCGGGATTTTCCCCAGTACCGAAAAATG AGTCTCCAAAAGAGGTTAAAGGAAATAAACCTTCACCGCTACCTGTTCAGGCAATGAAGAACGCTAAAAGGAAAACGGAAGGAGCAAAAAGAATGAGTTCAAATAGCCCAGTAAATGG TgttcagaaaggaagagaaagcagaagtcGAAGTGGAAGTAGAGATCAAAGTTACTCAAGATCTCCATCTAGATCCGCATCCCCTAAGCACCG GAAAAGTGAAAGTTACTCTACATCGAGCGGTTCCAAATCCCACAGCCGTTCTAGGAGCCGCAGTGACTCTCCTCCGAGACAGTTCAACCACAGTTCTAGCTATAAAGGTTCCAAGGTGAGAAGTTACAAGAAATCAAAAGACTACAAATACTCAACACACAAACCACGGAAGTCTCGCAGCAGGAGCTCGTCGCGTTCCAGGAGCCGATCCCGGGAGCGCTCGGACCATTCGGGGAAGTACAAGAAGAAGAGTCACTACTACAGAAATCACAGGCACGAGCGGTCGCGCTCCTATGAGCGAGCAAGTCATCGCTATGACCGAGACCATCCTGGCCACAGCAGGCATAGGCGATGA